The following DNA comes from Seriola aureovittata isolate HTS-2021-v1 ecotype China chromosome 15, ASM2101889v1, whole genome shotgun sequence.
ACTTCATGAATGACGGAGAAGAAGGCGCAAAAGCCACTGTAACCCTCCGCCTGCAGCTGCCGCACCATGACTAAGTAGCAGAGGACATGGGTTAACGGCTACGTACACACGGGTTATCAAGAGAACAGTcttcacacaaaaatacaacttAACATTCAGGAGAAGTCCCCCAGCAGCAGTCATTCAGGAGGCCACTGGATACTGGCTCCGAAAAAACCATGACTGTATTGAGGGGAATGGGAAACCCTGTTGGAGATTATCTCTTATTTCAAATCAGACCAAGGTGGTTTCACCCTTAGATGCATACCTAAGGTCATACTACATTACATCCTTTCTAGATCATTAATTTCATTCAACTCAACTCTCTGTTATAACTGAAGCTAGAGTTGCTCAAAAGCAGAGGGATGTAACCCAACAGATACTGGACATCAATGTAACATAAGGAAGTTAGACCCTAACGACTCTAAGGTCGGACAGACTTTAAATTCAGGTTGATGTCAAAACTCAATATTGGCTAATTGACATTGTGACGTTTAGCAGATGTTGGGTTTTGCCGACCACTACAATGTCGGATGTAAAGATGGAGTTGGCATGAGACGTTTGGAAGACATTGGATTTACTTAACAACAACTTAAACCCAAATAAACTATCAAGGTCAGATATCGAAGTTTGGTCACCCGATGTCACATTGTTGGTGGCCAGCTGCGTGTTGGCAGCCTGATAACCAGACGAGAGATGACAAGTGCCCAGTCACTGACAGTCAGCTACTGTTAGTATAATAGATAAATGGTATATTTTATAGAAACAGCAGTAACCTCCACATCTTCAACATCATTGGTACATCTGGAACTACTTAACTTGGTCTCTGGTGGATGACCATTTGCTAGGACAGATGTACTGTATCACAAAATACAGGCTCTTCATTCATCTCAACAAGACCCCTCAAGCTGAAGTAGTTTTAACTTTTGCAACAGTGCAAGGCAACATCAGTTTCTCACCTGGCAGGAATCCCACAGTGATGGCGCTGATCCACAGAGCCAGCAAGGACCCGACTGCCGTCCCCTTCCCAGACAGGAGAGAGTATCGCAAGGGCATCTTGATGGCCGCGTAGCGGTCCAGCGAGATCAGGAACATGGACATGATGGATGCCGTGCAGGGCGAGGTCACAAAGGCCATCCGCATCAGACACCGGTTCTTCCCCTGAGCAGGAGGCGTGGCGTTTGTGGGAAGACCAGCAGTGACCTGGTTCTGAGGgataatgttgttgttgctgttgaagTCTTCTGTGGCCAGGCCAGTGATGGCCACACCCACCAGGGCGTCGGCTAGAGCCAAGTTGAGGACAAAGCACCAGCTCTGGCTGCTCTTCTTAAGGAGCAGCTTTAGTAGAGCGAGCGCCACCACCAGGTTGGTGGAGATGATGAGGCAGGCGGCGATGCTCAGGATCACGCCCATCATGCGAGGCCTCACTTCGCTTTGGTTTGTGGACTGGTTGGAGTCTATGCAGTCAGAGGTCATGTTGACGGTGGGCTCAGTGCCTGCTTGTCCAGTCGAATATAACATGTTGACGTCAAAAAAACCAACAGACTTTAATAAGGTGAAATTCACAAAGTGCAGTTGAGACGCGCTGACACTGTTTTAATCAGAGTCAGTTTTATCCGTTACAGTCGTTGACCATCATAATACATAATGTGGCTCTTGCAGTAAATTACAAACAGAAAAGATTTGCACAGACGTTCAAAAACAAACTAGGTTAAAACTTTGAGAAAAACTGACTGTAAATAATGTTGTGAAAGACTTATACTGAACTATCAAATATCATATAAAATTACTTGCTCCAGTAGCTTAACATGTGACTGCACTTAAATGGAAAAGATTTCAATCGTCAAACTGTTTTGTTGAAGAATCTTCTTGGCCAAACTCCTCCTGTTATTCCAGTGTCTTGTGACGGTTCCTCACTGACTGATGTCAAAGTCCTAGAAACTTGTTCCTGAAACATCCAGTCGATCTCACCAGTCTCATCACCGTCCTTTAAATCTCCATCCCAAATGCAGTAGGAGAGAAGCACTCACAGTATTATCAGCAGGTCTCATTtgtcccctcccctcccctcacacacacacacacacacacacacacac
Coding sequences within:
- the LOC130182848 gene encoding glucose-dependent insulinotropic receptor — protein: MLYSTGQAGTEPTVNMTSDCIDSNQSTNQSEVRPRMMGVILSIAACLIISTNLVVALALLKLLLKKSSQSWCFVLNLALADALVGVAITGLATEDFNSNNNIIPQNQVTAGLPTNATPPAQGKNRCLMRMAFVTSPCTASIMSMFLISLDRYAAIKMPLRYSLLSGKGTAVGSLLALWISAITVGFLPVMVRQLQAEGYSGFCAFFSVIHEVGIIVLFSLCFFPVLSVFVYIYLDILKIACSHQKQICQVRQAGSRTADHHGHQHYQHHHQHQQLRSGYWSHVKALRMVAVLVGCFLVLWCPFFVVCIVHVLCKTCELAGVLENYLWLLGLSNSLINPLVYAFWQKEVRLQLAAMFSCFTGRLLAAGSQGTTDRYGHQQPVQPQACVSGLDAVNPALLPITCNNEAQTAAPSATSDL